In Scomber japonicus isolate fScoJap1 chromosome 3, fScoJap1.pri, whole genome shotgun sequence, the genomic window TGTCTTGATCATTGAAGTGTTAAATCTCAAAAGGTATTGTCATATAGCAACTGTACCCCAAAACCATTGTAAGAAACAGAGCTTGTACtgtttataaaaacacagatcattttaatcatttgagACGTTCAACTGTGCACAACATTTATATACTGACATTACAGACACACTGTCAGGTACACTTTTACAatgtttacattatatattagaATGAAAGAGTCTCAGGCGTCTTTCGTATTTTGTTAATTGATTTTCTTCCAACCCACTGAACTCATCTTTTGTCATGAAGACAGTCCAGCAGACGTTTAGACAAACTGACAGACTAGTTAAAGAGGCAGGACACTTATGTTTCTAGTGCAGGCAGCCCCGGTGAACACATCTACACATCAAACTGGAGTTCCATCCTTTGAAGGAGGTCCAGTCTTGTCTTCCTTTTCCACCTTGACCTCACTGTCAGAGGGGGAAGCTTCTGCTTTGACAGCATCTTCACAGTCCCGTCCAGCTGGGATGCTGCTTTTGCCCTCGGCGGATTGGTCGATGTCTGAGAGAGGTGGTGTCATCTCTTGAGGTATACTGTCACCTTCTTGCTTTGTATTAATCTCAAGGACTGGAGCGATCACCTCCTGAGCCTGAGGTGCCTCGCTGAGGGGCAGATTGAAGcccatttttccttcatttcctgtcGCTCCAATTGGTGGAGGTGTAAGGGTCTTGGTCTGAGCCTCCTCGTCTCCGTGCAGCCAGTCCATCTTCTGAACGTGCTGCTTGACAGCGTCGTCAACCCGGGCATCAATCATAGCCTCCGTCAGGACGCCATCTTCAGAGGAATATGCTGCTGCCTGTGAACACATGAAGCAACACTCAAGTTCTACACGTTCTTTTTAAGTTTAGGGTTATTTAAGTAACATTTCTGACTGTAGGGATTGGAACGTACCTGCCAGGCCACACCCAGTTTAGAGATCTCTCTTCCGGACATGCCGCCTGTCCTCTTTGCTATCTCAGAGCACTTTTTACCGTAGTCAAACTGTGCCAGCTTCATCCTCCTGCACAAAACCACacaagacagaaacacaaggaTGACATTGTGTGGGAGGGGGGACAGCATGATGAGTTTCCCACTGTTTCTCTAGTCTGGATGTAATTTCTTTCTCACTTTGCTGCAGCTCAGTTCATTGCCTGTTAGTTTGTGTATGGTTCACCCGTCACCCCCCATCCCTCCAGCCTATCAGCCTCCATCACACATCTGAGCTCTTAGTAATTAAAGCCTCACATGGCTGGCCAGGCTCCATGGGCCCAGCAGGCTGTCTCTAGGCCTGATCTTATCTTGGCACAGCCCTTTTAGTCAAGTATCACCTCATCAGATATAATGAGACTCAGAATTAATACATCTACATGCCAGTGTGCAGACATGGTAGACCTTAACTCAATTACTTGTTTTAGTATGCATCCGCAGAGTGCCCATTTTAACAGCTTTGTTGTACAGTAGGGATTATACTCACTGCCTCCCTCCAGTGGCGGGCTCAAGCACGTATCTGTCAAAGTACAACCGCACcagcctctccctctcttcaggACCCGGCAGAGCAAAATTCACTATTTCATCTATACGGTCATTTATGGCCCAGTCAAACTGCTCTGGTTGGTTACTGGCTAGCACCAGCATGAACCTGCaggacaaaataaacaaatcaagcTACTTAGAGATGTGCTCAGAAGTAGACACGTTGTGAGTTTGAAGGTTTAGGTCACAGTCCAGGTACccaataaaaatgaattcttACTTGTTGCTCTGTTCTCCAGTGCGATACAAGAAAGCATTCAAAGTGGCTCTCAGGTCTTCACTTATCTTCTCCTACAAAAAGCAAGAATGAAAATTGCACGTTATGTAAAGTCAAGGAAGATGTCAaaaagggtttaaaaaaaaaaaaaaaaaaaaaagacaatgttcAAGGTTTCAAGGAAATAAACACTTTCATGCAGACTTACAGTGGATCTTTTGCGAAGGAATGCATCAGCTTCATCCacaaagagcagcagtctgtaacagaataaaaacacatgataACTTTATTATCTGCCGATATAGTATCTGGAGTACACGGTTTATAATTTATATGCAAATGAATCTCATTTAATACAATATTATTGAGGTATGTGTATGTTTAACATACCCACGTCGATTTGTGTTAGCCCAGTCAAAAACTTTGTGCATGGCAGTCACGCCATCCCGGCCCATGGGTGCTACATCACCACCGGTCATGATTGCATAGTCCATCCCAGAATGCATTGCCAGCTTCTActcaagaaaaagagaaatgccTCACACTTAAGCAAACTATCACTTTCCATGTATAATACAGTTTAAAATTGGTTTGGTCAGGCCTCAATTTTAAAGTCAGTGAGGTGTACCTTAGCAAAAAGAGTTTTCCCAGTTCCTGGGGGCCCGTACATGAGGATGTTCCTGTACAGTCCATGGTTCTGCCTTGTGTTTCTTGTTGCAATTGCAATATCACGCACTCTCTCCTCCAGTTTAGGctaagagatttaaaaaagaattatTTTCAGGTGGTTACAAAATAGGGCTGAGAGATATGGACAAAATAAGATACCAAAATATTTCTCAATATCGAGATTGCGACAATATTGTTGAAATGACTACTGGTGCTTTCACTTAATTTTACTTACAACagttaaaatgcaaatatgttactTTCTTCCAATATGTGGTGTAAGAACTTTTCTATATGCTACTTACACTGAGCACAACTCCTTCAAGGGCATCCTGAGGTTTGCTCTTCAGGCGTTTGAATGTCTGCGTAATCATGGAGGGAAACAGAAAGACTGTACAATTTAGggaattatatatttttaaaaatccatattCTTACACAAATGGGAACAAGGATTCAAATTCTATATTAGATACCTTGACAGGATGCTTGATTCCCTCTGCCACAGTGAACCGTGACGTCTCTCGCACCAGTGACGGCTTCCCCAGCCTCGCCTCAATGTAACGTCCCGCCACTCCTGTTGCGTTACGGGCTGAATACACACCCACTGCTAAAAGAGTCAGTCCTGCCACCTGGTGACGTGACAGAAGAGTTACACAATGTTCAAATATCGGTCACTTGATTCTAATCCATTTCAAGTTCTCTCACCCCGACAGTCCAAACATTTTAACTGAAATTCTTCAGTTCGTCAATTGCATGATACTAGAGAATGCAAATATGGGTAATAAAAGGATTATAATAGTGATACTTCTATTCACAGGTAAGTTATTCAGTAGAGAAAACACTGTACTTGCTTCGGATGTTCTgatttaactatattttttgtAAGGGTGAAATTTGTGAATACCAGGATGTCTGATATGTTTATCACATCAGCTCCTATTATTGTAAATCAATCATTCAACAAACTGATTATAGATGGAAACAATCGTCTCACCGTGGCTGTGACTTTATCCCAGTCTGACACAAAAGCCCTGAATCCTTCTCCAAACACAGCACCTGCAGTCCTAAAAGCAAATACACATTAAAAGTCAGCAAACCTTGTGTGtgttataacataaaaaacTTGCCATGTATGTATTATTAACTGGTTTGCTTTATCATCATCAGTTTCAACTGGTTAGGTGATTCAGGACACCAAGAACATCACTACACTACATCAGATCATCACAGCAAAATCATGTTGTGGTGTGAAATCACAAAGAAAGTGAGCATGTCTTACTTTATGGACTCCAGAACTGTCTGCCTGTGTTCTGCAGCCTTCAGACGGATTTGCTCGCGGATGATATCAGcgttctctctctccacatggGCTCGTGCTTTAGACTCTGCCTCAATACGCAGAAGCTCATTCTTGTGCCTCAGCTCCATCTCATGCTCTATCGTAGctataaaaaacagaacatgacAAGTACATAAACCTCCACTCAGCATTTTCAAAAGTTTCCACAAGATCCTGTCATTAGTGTTACTGTGGTGATGTCCCTACCTTTCCTCATGGCCTCTTGTTTCTGTACAGACTCCTCCTGTTTGCGAAGGTTCTCCTCATTCAGTGCTTGCtaatggagaaaaagagaaaaaaaaacatttttgaacttGGGACTTCATCTTATTTATGAGGATTTTATACTAAATATAGAAATGATAAACTCACCTGTTGCCTGAGTTGGTCCTCATATCGCTGTCTGGCCAGCTTGTCTTGATACTGAGCTCTCTGATGgggaaaacacaacacagaataACTATACAACTCAAACAGGTTCACTGCCACAAACCTCTAATTGTTCTTTGATTCATTTactaaaagaaaaggaaatctTCTTCAACACATATTGAAGAACTTTTGCTTATTTTGTTATCAGCAGACCGTCCTGTAGTTCTGCTCTCACCGCTTGATGCTGCTTTGTCTCTTCATTCAgagtttttctcctctcctcaccctGGACCCGCATCTGGTCGCCTTTGAGCTGCTCCACTGCTGCTTCATACTCCTGTTACAAAGGAAGCAAAAACTATCAAGACTCAAATAATACACCAGTGAACCTTTAAATCCATTTGTATCCCATCATTGGCTCAGTTGTGCCACTTAAGAGTTAAACACACAGGGCTTTGAAGTAGCAGTATTAGAATAGACAATGTGACAGATCTCCAGTTGAGACACTTCTGTCTATACCACAGTCTATGGTCTATACAAGACTTCTATTTATAGCAAACTACAAATCTGTGGGTCTGGATTTTGAACCTACTcatccatatatatatttagacttCATTTAATCCAAGTGTCAAAACCTCCTCACCTTTGCCATGACAAAAACTCTTCAACTTCAATAATCACAATGTGTGTAACTTTTATCAAAATGCAGAGCAAAGATAAAGCTTCGACACACAGGTTGACTCAGTAAATGACATGTAATCCTTTTCACCTTTTAAACTCCACAATGTACACTCCTTTAACACTGCTGTATAGTTATTCTCTCTCATTCTCCACTGACTGTATCATGATACATTTATAGCACCACTGTAAATCACATTATTTTAAGAACATATTCTATATTTGATGTAAACTGAAACTAGAGAAATGAATTCAATTctctggaaaaaacaaaacattgatgTCCTGCTGAAAATCAGGCGTGAAGCTGCACTTTAAATATATGAGAGTCTGGTATACCTTAATTTTTGTCTGGTGTTCCATCTGTGTGGTCTGCTCCTGCATGCGAGCCAAATCCAGAGCTTCTTTAGCATGTCCTGGATTTAGAATAGACAACAGCATAGTCCTGAATGTTGTTCACATAGTGGGATTATAAATCCTACTGGTGACTCATTGATCCATAGTGTGATAGATATGTCTCTCAACAGTGATGCTGCTCCATCTCTTCTTTCACCTTTATGATCTTTCCCTTATTAAAACTGAGATTGATTATACTCAATGAATACAAGTCAACATAGAAACACGTGAAGAACTCTGGCATGTAATTGACACAAGTGACATTTGGGTGTTGCAACCCAAACTGCAAGGCCATGCAAGGCCATGACCTTTGAACCCTGTCCGCTGGTTTGAATGAAGGTGAGTACAGCAAAGCCATTTCCATGAGAAAGAATGTCACAAATTATTTTTCTCATGAATATAATCagtatgaatgaaatgaatggaTGCTCCCTGTGACTCTGGGCCTCATTATCGATGGTGTTGCATCACTGAAACGAGCAGCAGCATGAGCCGGAGAGGAGCAGATGTGAGCTGTATGCTGGTCCATCATGACTGAAGTGTGAAGTAATGCTGTAATAATCTGGACAGACATCCACCCCGCTGACCCACACAAGGCTAACGAGCCCCTCCTGAACACTTACGGGACTTGTCGAGGTCCTTGGCCGCCTGAGCAGCCCGCTCCAGCCCGGTGGGATCAAAGTTGCTCCATTTGTCCTTGGGTTTATCTCCGCCGCCGCCGGAGCCCCCGGCCGGCGGAGGAGGCGGCGGAGGCTGCACCGGGAGGCCGGGAGGCGCTTCGGGCTGCCCCCTGTTCAAGCCGAACAGCCACGACATTTtgtgtgaataaataaaataagacttTAGCCGGCTGTGCGGACCGAGAGGTAGCAGCTGCTGCAACTGTCTCTGCACTTCCTCCACACGCGTGTCACGCCGCAATCTTTTGCGCAGGTGCAGCGGAGAGCGCAGGTTTCTCTGAATAACAGCGACGATGATTGGCTGGTGACAAACACGTCTTCTTACTATTGGTTGTCCCAGCAGTGGCATTCAGTAGAGGTCATCGATGGAGTACCGCCCCAAAAGGGTACGGCAGCAGCAGAGGGTCAAAATATATCCGCATCACCAGAAAGGACATGATTTTCTTCAGTTGCATCAGACTGGTCGTCAGGTCATCGACATTGCCCTGATGTGATCTGCTCTCTCTCTAACAAGGAGCAGCTCTGAGTTTGATCTATGCAGGAATACTAGAAAATGGTGGACAAGACATACAATCTGGTCTTCATGTttctcaaataaaataatctagTCCTTGTGTTCTGTAATATTTTGATATTGTGCAGTTTCTgtagacagaaacacagaagcTAAAAAGACTTATCTAGAGTAAAATACCTCATAAATACATGCTTTACATCACTATCAGCTTTAGCACATACCATTGACTGCAGAGAATAAAGACAGGATGACAAGAGTATATATCAAAATGTTTAATGAACTAAACATTACGAGGACAATCATACCACAACAAATggtaaaatacatatttacacaaaacacaaaagtcaTCAGATGAGTTTGAGGTCACCTCTCACAAAAACTCACAATCCTTCAGCATTCAATCATAACttaacaaaggttgcatatgaTTTACGGGGGAGGATGGTGGTAATTGATTATCATGTGTCTGTCATGTCACTGGACAACATTGGGAGGGCTGCTGAGGACCATCTGTTGATAGGAAATCTCTAGCACACATGATAGAGATGTTGGATTGAAATCAGTGAATCAAGCAGGTCTGTCTGGGGATACACAATTGCTACGCTGTTTAATGTTAGCTGCTCTCTTGGATTATGATGACGTAGAGCACAAAGTCAGAAATACTCCTGAATCTATCACTGGTCCCCTGGAAAGATGTTTAAACAATACTAGAGAGGTGCCTACTGCCAGCATTGTCAGCAAGAGCCTGAATAGTAGAAAAACTTTTAGTGTCACATTCTCTTTTTATAAATGTGCTGCTTTCTGACAGCAGAGTAACTATAGTAGAGAAACTGGCTGTCCGTCAAGGCCAGGGATCAAGGCACTGCAACAAAAATCTACTGATggagtgtccttgagcaagactaTATACTCATCTACTTCAGGGACATAGCTTGGGTAACTTTGTTTCAGATCTCTAAGAACAAGGGACAGGGgaaatttattttttacaccaAAGACTAGAGTGGAGCTGACCATACAGGACTTCATTATATATCCATGTTAAATCATTTCTGCATACTGCAGGCAAGAGACAATGGTCAGGCAGTGTGTCACAAAAAAGGTCTACTCTGTGGTCAGCCAGTAATTCTTCTCCCTAAGTTGACACCTTTTTACAAAGCGACCACATTATATATTATCGCCAGACCCTGGTCTCATTTACGCAACAGAgtatcacaaaaataaaaataaaaaacctgaCTTAATTCCAttaaactttctttaaaaaaaccctgaaaaaacaaaatttagAACAAGATGGTCAGTATGTGtctggtgtgtttgtttcatgagCTTCTCCACAATCCAAGAGCTTGGCTCGTTAAACCACATAGCAACTGGAAATCTGTAACAAGTCCGTTACTGTAGCAACACAATGCGGGAGAAGACACCGGAAGGCTCTTTGCCATCACCCAACGCTGCACAGAAGCCTTCCTGTTGCCGAGCCCTCGCCAGCTTTGCGAGGGAGAGAAATGATCGAGGTTCTGTGACGGCCAGGTCACTGACAACACGTCGGTTGAGCTGGACGCTGGTCTGTATGGAGAAGAAATGTAGGGTGAACCAACATCATAAAGAGGGCAGAGAGAACTGGTGTAATGCTGAAACATTCAACTCAACTAACCTTTGTGAGGTTGTGCATGAGGGCAGGATACTTCATGCCATGCTCTCGTGACGCTGCAGCAATGCGTGTGATCCAGAGCTGTAGAATTAAAAAGAGtcataatgtttatttatgttgacTTTTTAGATTATTCAACAACCACATATCGTTAATATCCtctacattaaaaaacaatttgacACTAGAACACTGATTTCATACAAGCATAATTTGTGAcgtcacaactagtttggagccaatcaacAATGCAACTGTTTCCTATTTCACTGTGAAGTCCACTCTCAGTGTCTGTGtgctggaggcttcaagtttccacatcatacTTGAGTCAGCTTCCAAAAAACAATAGTCCTGATGTCACAAATATTGCTTGTAGGCCCACcattaaaaatctgattttcaatgagctctgaaaaactttccactttcagcagatatatgtgaaaacagccatctggtgtcaaactctgtacagcgaagctcaaacatcaaactgaaggaacaagaaaaacacatttttgaatggaGGGGATCTTCTCAGAAAGAAATGCACGTTTTTCTCTCCTATCCTTTTAAACATCCTTTGACCTTCAGATGTGCCCCCAAGACACAAGTTAAATGTTTCCCATGTACCTGCTGCTACACATTCTTACTGTCATctatgtttgatattttaaaaatccacaGTTCATTGTTGGGTATGAAAACAGGTGTGGTTTCAGTCTGTGTAGTCCTGGAGTGCACAGTCACACCCGATCATCTACAATACAATATTCACTGCTGGATGAGATAAAATATCCTTAAAGCACGTTGTTCCTGCACTGTCACAACTAGTGTCAATTAGCAGTTAGAGGCTAGTTGTCCATCTTGTGCACCGGCCATGTGTTTGGATTTGGGGCCGGTTCACCGGGACTGAATATGAGTGTCTCACCGTCCTCATGTTGCGTTTCTTGAGCCTCCGAGCATTGGTGGCGTAGACGAAAGCCCTCCTGACAGCCCGCACAGCCAGCCGGTAGCAGCGGTTCTTCCTACCTCTGAAGTGC contains:
- the atad3 gene encoding ATPase family AAA domain containing 3; the encoded protein is MSWLFGLNRGQPEAPPGLPVQPPPPPPPAGGSGGGGDKPKDKWSNFDPTGLERAAQAAKDLDKSRHAKEALDLARMQEQTTQMEHQTKIKEYEAAVEQLKGDQMRVQGEERRKTLNEETKQHQARAQYQDKLARQRYEDQLRQQQALNEENLRKQEESVQKQEAMRKATIEHEMELRHKNELLRIEAESKARAHVERENADIIREQIRLKAAEHRQTVLESIKTAGAVFGEGFRAFVSDWDKVTATVAGLTLLAVGVYSARNATGVAGRYIEARLGKPSLVRETSRFTVAEGIKHPVKTFKRLKSKPQDALEGVVLSPKLEERVRDIAIATRNTRQNHGLYRNILMYGPPGTGKTLFAKKLAMHSGMDYAIMTGGDVAPMGRDGVTAMHKVFDWANTNRRGLLLFVDEADAFLRKRSTEKISEDLRATLNAFLYRTGEQSNKFMLVLASNQPEQFDWAINDRIDEIVNFALPGPEERERLVRLYFDRYVLEPATGGRQRMKLAQFDYGKKCSEIAKRTGGMSGREISKLGVAWQAAAYSSEDGVLTEAMIDARVDDAVKQHVQKMDWLHGDEEAQTKTLTPPPIGATGNEGKMGFNLPLSEAPQAQEVIAPVLEINTKQEGDSIPQEMTPPLSDIDQSAEGKSSIPAGRDCEDAVKAEASPSDSEVKVEKEDKTGPPSKDGTPV
- the mrpl20 gene encoding 39S ribosomal protein L20, mitochondrial, whose amino-acid sequence is MVFLTLSCWIRNRGPDRYWKVQELLKHARHFRGRKNRCYRLAVRAVRRAFVYATNARRLKKRNMRTLWITRIAAASREHGMKYPALMHNLTKTSVQLNRRVVSDLAVTEPRSFLSLAKLARARQQEGFCAALGDGKEPSGVFSRIVLLQ